Proteins co-encoded in one Halorussus vallis genomic window:
- a CDS encoding Cdc6/Cdc18 family protein has product MITDARVLRAGFVPREVEHRDAEVTHLTEILAPLTDGDPAATTLLLGPSGVGKTCLAKYTAEQLRQEVLDVEYQYVNCWQNFSEFRALYRILEGLGKTVDVHRQSTPRDELFERLRRYDGPPCVVILDEADQLDDKRLLYHLHELPQFSMLLVANREKELFANADERLTSRLTGCERVRFDRYGPDELVSIMEARVEAGLESGVVDRDQLATIADAAAGDARVALSILRTAARQAHRNYESRITDEIVESAMPRARAERHRKDVDTLTPHQRTLYEIVEERGEISPSELYEEYRSRTDDPKTDRTVRNYLSKMDQYDVIRAEGTSRNRTYHSVSESFGNLGE; this is encoded by the coding sequence ATGATCACCGATGCTCGCGTCCTCCGAGCAGGCTTCGTCCCCCGGGAAGTCGAGCATCGGGACGCGGAGGTCACCCACCTCACCGAGATTCTCGCTCCGCTCACCGACGGCGACCCCGCCGCGACCACGCTCCTCCTCGGTCCGTCCGGGGTCGGCAAGACGTGTCTGGCGAAGTACACCGCCGAACAGCTCCGCCAGGAGGTCCTCGACGTCGAGTACCAGTACGTCAACTGCTGGCAGAACTTCTCGGAGTTCCGCGCGCTCTATCGAATCCTCGAAGGCCTCGGCAAGACCGTCGACGTCCACCGCCAGTCGACGCCGCGAGACGAACTCTTCGAGCGACTCCGCCGGTACGACGGCCCGCCGTGCGTCGTCATCCTCGACGAGGCCGACCAACTCGACGACAAGCGACTCCTCTATCACCTCCACGAACTCCCCCAGTTCTCGATGCTGCTCGTCGCCAACCGCGAGAAGGAACTGTTCGCGAACGCCGACGAGCGCCTGACGAGTCGCCTCACCGGGTGCGAGCGGGTGCGCTTCGACCGCTACGGCCCTGACGAACTCGTCTCCATCATGGAGGCCCGCGTCGAGGCCGGCCTCGAATCGGGGGTCGTCGACCGCGACCAACTCGCGACCATCGCCGACGCCGCGGCGGGCGACGCGCGAGTCGCGCTCAGCATCCTCCGAACTGCCGCCCGACAGGCGCATCGGAACTACGAGTCCCGAATCACCGACGAGATAGTCGAGTCCGCGATGCCGCGGGCGCGCGCCGAGCGCCACCGGAAGGACGTGGACACGCTGACGCCCCACCAGCGGACGCTCTACGAGATCGTCGAGGAACGCGGGGAAATCTCGCCGAGCGAACTCTACGAGGAGTACCGGTCCCGAACGGACGACCCCAAGACCGACCGGACGGTCCGCAACTACCTCTCGAAGATGGACCAGTACGACGTGATTCGGGCCGAGGGGACGAGTCGAAACCGCACCTATCACTCGGTTTCGGAATCGTTCGGTAACCTCGGAGAGTGA